In Pseudomonas flavescens, the sequence CAGTGGCGTGCACGGCGTAAACGCCGATCGAGGTGATGATGGCGATGGCCGGCACCAGGGCCCAGTACGGCACGGCGAGGATCTTGGTGAAGATCTTGATCATCGGCACGTTCATCACGATCAGCATGATGTTGGCGACGAACAGCGAGGCGATCAGGCCCCAGACGATGTCCGGCTGGTCGCGGAACAGCAGCGGGCCAGGGGTGATGTTGTACAGCGTGAGGGCGCCGAGCATCACTGCGGTGGTGCCTGAACCGGGTACGCCGAGGGTCAGCATCGGCACCATGGAGCCGCATGCCGAGGCGCTGTTGGCGGTTTCTGGTGCGGCCAGGCCACGCAGGTCACCCTCGCCGAACTTGTTGTCCTTGGTGGCCAGGCGTTTTTCGCTCATGTAGGCCACGGCACTGGCCAGGGTCGCACCGGCGCCCGGCAGGATGCCCAGACCGAAGCCGACTGCGCCGCTGCGCAGGTTGGTGGCCAGCACCGACATGCCTTCCTTGAGATTGAACAGCATGCGGCCCTTGGCTTCTATTGCTTTCTGGCCATGGTGAGTGCGCTCGAGCAGAACGAGGATCTCGCTGACCGAGAACAGACCAAGCACCAGCACCACGAACTGGATGCCGTCGGCCAGGCCGAGGCTGCCGAAGGTGAAACGGTACACGCCACTGTTGGAGTCGATACCGACACAGGACAGGAACAAGCCGATGCAGGCGGCAATCGCGGTCTTCATCGGTTTGTTGCCGGCCATGCCTGCCAGACAGACGATGGCGAACACCATCAGCACGAAGTACTCGGCGGGGCCGAAGGCGACCGCCCAACTGGCCAGCAGGGGCGCGAAGATCACCACACCGCAGGTCGCCATCAGGCCACCGACGAACGAACTCCAGGCGGAGATCGACAGGGCCACGCCCGCTTTACCCTGACGTGCCAGCGGGTAGCCGTCGAGGGTGGTCATCACGGCCGATGCTTCGCCCGGGATGTTGAGCAGGATCGAAGAAATACGGCCACCGTATTCACAGCCCAGGTACACGGCTGCGAGCAGGATCAGCGCGGTTTCCGGTGGCAGGCCGAGGGCGAAGGCGATGGGGATCAGCAGTGCCACGCCGTTGATCGGGCCCAGGCCCGGTAGCAGGCCGACGATGGTGCCGATCAGGGTGCCGCACAGTGCGGTGAACAGGTTGTAGGGGCTCAGGGCGACGCCGAAGCCCTGACCCAGGTAGCTAAAGGTATCCACGGATCAGATCTCCAGAGAGGACAGGATGCCGAGAGGCAGGGGAACGTCGAGAATCTTGTCGAACAGCAGGTACAGGCCGACCGCCAGCACCACACCGGAAATCACGCTGGCGACCCAGGTGCCTTCGTACAGGCGGGCCATGGCGATGCCGAAGATCAGGCTGGCCGGCACGAAGCCCAGCGGCTCGAACAGCGCGGCGTAGATGGTGAGGATCACCACGCAGCCAACCACCTTGCGGATCACGTGCTTGTCGAGCGGTGGCTCATCGCTGTGCGACGTGCTGCCGGACGGCTTCTTGACCAGCAGATAGATGGCGCCCAGACCCATGAGGATCAGCAGCAGCAGCGGGTAGGCGCGAGGACCGACCGGCTCGTAGGAGAAGGGCGCGTGATAGCCCCAGGCGACGATGCCCAGCGCGACGCAGGCGAGCAGCAGCACCACGCCGAAAATGCGTTGTGACATGAGGAAATCCTCGTTTTTTAGCAATGGCAAAAGCACCCCCTGGGCAATGCCCAGAGGATGAAAGGAGTCGTATGTGGTTGGCGCCGCGTGTTACTGCTGGATCAGGCCGAATTCCTGGGCCAGTTCCTTGTACTGGGCGACTTGCTTCTTCACGTAGCCGTCCAGCTCTTCGCCAGTCATGGCGAATGGGTACAGCTCGCGGTCTTCACGCAGCTTGGCGAAGTCTTCGGAGGCCAGCAGTTGGTCGAAGGCGTTCTTCCACCAGGTGTAGGCTTCTTCGCTGACCTTCGGGCCGAGGTAGAAACCACGGATTACCGGCCAGACCACATCAAAGCCCTGCTCTTTGGCCGTCGGGATGCTGGACACCACGCTGCCTGGCAGGCGCTCTTCGGAGAACACCGCGAGAATGCGCATGTCACCGCTTTCGATGTGTGGAACGGAGTCGGAGATGTCGGTACTGGCAACCTGAATGTGGCCGCCGAGCAATGCGGTGGCCAGCTCGCCACCGCCTTCCATCGCCACGTAGCGCAGCTCGCGTGGGTCGATGCCGGCTGCGCGGGCGATCAGTGCGGTTTGCATCCAGTCCTGGCTGCCCACTGTGCCGCCGGAACCGATGACGACCTTGCCCGGGTTGTCCTTGAGCGCCTTGACCAGGTCGTCCAGGGTCTTGTACGGCGAGTCCTTGCGTACCGCCAGGGCGCCGTAGCTGGTGCCGACACCGGCCAGCCACTTCACGGCGTTTTCGTCGAAGCGGCCGAACTTGCCTTGAGCCAGGTTGAGCAGCGAACCGCTGGAGAAGGCCGTGATGGTGCCCGCATCGGCAGGGCGCTGAGCAACCACTGCGTTGTAGGCCACTGCACCCACGCCGCCAGGCATGTAGGTCACACGCATCGGCGACTTCAGCAGCTTGCTTTCCACCAGGGCGCTTTGCGCCAGTTTGCAGGTCAGGTCGAAGCCACCGCCAGGCGCCGCCGGTGCGATGCACTCGGGGCGGCGCGGCTCATCGGCCAGCAAGGGGCCGGCGAAGGCCATGCAGGCGGCTGTAAGGGCTATACGGGTGAACGTAGTTTTCATGAAAGATCCCTCTGGTTTTTATTTTGAGTTACCAAATCGGCATGGTGTAGCCGACGATGATTCGATTTTCGTCCGCATCCCGGGCGAAATCGGAGCGGAAGCTGGCATTGCGCAGACGTACATAGACGTCTTTCAGGGCGCCGCTCTGCACCACGTACTTGATTTCGGTGTTGCGCTCCCATTCGCCGCCGGTCTGGTCGCTGCCAGTGATCTTGGCATCGTCACCGCTGATGTAGCGGGTCATGAAGCTCAGGCCCGGAATGCCGACCTTGGCGAAGTCGAAGTCGTAGCGCGCCTGCCAGGAGCGCTCGTCGGCGTTGGCGAAATCGTTGATCTGCACGAAGTTGACCAGGAACGGGTCACTGCCATCGATGTAGGCGAAGCCGGTGTCGCCGCTCATGTCCTGATAGCCCAGGCCGAACTTGTGGCCGCTGATGGCATAGCTGACCATGCCGTTGAGGGCGCGGTTGTCGACCTTGCCGGCCTTGGCGGCGCCGCTGTCATCGCTCAGCGTCAGGCGCAGATCGGAGGACAGAGTACCGCCGCCCAGCGCGTGGCTGGTTTGCAGGCCGAAGAAATGCTGGCGATAGATATCGTCCAGGTCGGCGAAGTAGTAGCGACCCGTCACGCCTTTGGTGAAGGTGTAATCGAAACCGGCCAGATCCAGATGATCGGCCGTGATGTTGCCTGCATAGCGCCCGTTCTTGCTGTTGAGCACGATGTCTTCGGAGTTGGTGGAAGCGCGGTCGATGACCTTGTCCAGGCGCCCGCCCGTGAAGGTCAGGCCGTCCAGTTCGGAGGAGGTGAGCAGGCCACCTTCGAACACCTGTGGCAGCAGGCGGCTGTCGCTGGCCTTGACCACGGGCAGCTCGGGAATGTGCGAACCATAGCGCAGCTCGGTTTCGGAGACCTTGACCTTGGCGGTCAGGCCCAGGCGGGAGAACTCATCCGGCGTGCCGCCGTCGTCCTGAACCGGAAGCAGGTCGGTGCCGGTGCGGCCGCCGCCTGAGTCCAGCTTGACGCCGAGCATGCCCATTGCATCGACACCGACACCGACGGTGCCTTCGGTGAAGCCGGAACGCAGGTCGAGCAGGAAACCCTGACCCCATTCTTCGCGCTTGTTCTGGCCGGTGCCTTCGCGGAAATCACGGTTCAGGTAGATATTGGTAGTGGTCAGGCTGGCGGAGCTGTCTTCGATGAAGGCGGCGTGAGCCATGGGGGCGAGCAGGGCGGTTGGCAGTGCGAGGCTGAGCAGGCTCAACGACGAAATAGCCTGACGGGGGGCGGTCGGCATGCGTGGTAACTCCATTGTTATTTTTGTCACGACCGCACACCACTGTGCAGGTCGTTCTATGAGCGGATCTGGCCGCTCTGCGGTGATCCTAGAAGTGCAACCTTTCACCAACCTTTCAGCGGTGAAAGTTGTTGCCTGTGTGCCGCTGTCGCACGCCGTAACTGCCAAGTTCGCGCGCGAACGGTAAACTCTTGCCACACATGGCGGTCAGTCATGGTTCGGTGTGGAGGTTGCAGTGCGAATTCTGCTGGTCGAAGATCATCCGCAATTGGCGGCGAGCGTTACCCAGGCGCTCAAGAGTGTCGGTTGGACAGTGGATGTTCTGCATGATGGCGTGGCCGCGGACTTGGCGCTGAGCAGCGAGGAATACGCCTTGGCGATCCTCGACGTGGGGCTGCCGCGCATGGACGGTTTCGAGGTGCTGGCGCGCCTGCGCGCGCGGGGCAAGACCGTTCCGGTGCTGATGCTCACCGCGCGTGGTGAGGTCAAGGACCGGGTGCACGGCCTCAATCTGGGGGCCGACGATTATCTGGCCAAACCGTTCGAATTGAGCGAGCTGGAGGCGAGGGTCAAGGCCCTGCTGCGACGCAGCATGCTGGGTGGTGAACAGCAGTTGCGCTGCGGTGATCTGGTCTATGACCTGGATACCCGGCGCTTCACGCTGCTCGAGGAGAGCCTCAATCTGACGTCCCGCGAGCAGGCGGTGCTCGAGGCGATGATCTCCCGACCGGGGCGGGTCATGAGCAAGGAGCAGCTGGCCTCGCAGGTCTTCGGTCTGGATGAGGACGCCAGCGCCGATTCCATCGAAATCTACGTTCACCGTCTGCGCAAGAAGCTCGAGGGCGGCTCGGTACGCATCGTCACCTTCCGTGGGCTCGGCTACCTGCTGGAAGCCACGAGTGGATAGGCCAGGCAGCCTGCGTGGCCGGCTTATCCGGCGCCTGGCTCTGTTGTTCACGGTGATTCTGCTGGTCAGTAGCCTGACTGCCTACTGGAGTGCCCGGCACGCCGCCGACACGGCCTATGACCGCACCCTGCTGGCATCTGCCCGGGCGATTTCCGACGGCCTTTATGCCGTGGAAGGGATGTTGAGTGCCAACGTGCCCTACATCGCGCTCGACACCTTCGCTTACGACAGTGCCGGACGTATCTACTATCAGGTGCTAGGTCCCAAGGGGGAGCTGGTGTCGGGCTACGAAGACCTGCCCGCCGCGCCGCCGGATACTCCGCGCACCAATGATTATCCGGCCCTGGCCAAGTTCTATGACGGTGATTACCGCGGCCAGGGCGTGCGTGTGGTGAGCTTCCTGCAGCCGGTGAGCGAGCCGGGCTATAGCGGCGTCGCCGAGATTCGCGTGGCGGAGACCCAGGGTGCCCGGGAGCGCATGACCCGCGATCTGTTGTTCGGCACGTTGTGGCGCATGGGCCTGCTGTCGATGAGTGCGCTGCTGCTGGTCTGGCTTGCCGTGAGTGCCGGCCTGCGCCCGCTGGAAAGCCTGCGCCGTACGGTGGCGGCGCGCAGCAGCGACGATCTGCGCCCGCTGCCCGACGGCGACATGCCCCGTGAACTGCGCCCTCTGGTCAATGCGCTGAACCAGTTCAATGACCGCCTGCGCGGGCTGTTCGAGCGTCAGTCGCAGTTCATTGCCGACGCGTCCCACGAATTGCGAACACCGTTGGCGGCGCTCAAGGCCCGGGTCGAACTTGGCTTGCGTGACCAGCAGCCCGAGGTCTGGCACGCAACGCTGGAAGATGCCGCGCTGAATGCCGATCGCCTGACGCATCTGGCTAACCAGTTACTGTCCCTGGCGCGTATCGAAAGTGGTGCGCGAGCGATCGCCGAGGGTGGCGCGCTGCGTCTGGACCTCAGCCAGCTGGCCCGCGAGCTGGGCATGGCCCTGGCGCCATTGGCTCATTCCCGTGGGGTCGCCCTGGCGCTGGAGGCCGAGCAGCCGGTTTGGATCCGCGGCGAGCCGACGCTGCTCAACGAGTTGCTGTGCAATCTGGTCGACAACGCCATGGCTTACACCAAGGCGGGCGGCAACGTGATCCTGCGCGTACTGGAGTCGGGCGTACTGGAGGTCGAGGATGATGGCCCGGGCATTCCCGAGGAGGATCGGGAGCGGGTGTTCGAACGCTTCTATCGGCGTCAGGCCCATGGGCTGGGTGCTGGCCTCGGGTTAGCCATCGTTGGCGAAATCTGCCGTGCCCATCGTGCCGCCATCAGCTTGCACCAGGCCAGCCCCCAGGGCTTGCTGGTGCGTGTGGCGTTTCACAGCGAGGCGGATTAGAGCGCTGCCGTTTCAGGGCAGGGGCGAGCACTGGCTCGCCCCGTGGCTGTCACTGCAGCATGGCCATGGCAGCGTCCATGGCTGCGGACAGATCTTCGTCCGAATGAAGGTCCATGTCAGGCTTGATACCCAATTTGGCGAAAGCCGGAATCCGATTCCAGTCCAGTTGCGTGTAGGGGTGTGGCGTACCGATGAAGCTTTGCAGGGTGGCTACCTGGACCAGGTCCACATAGTCGACCTTGGCGCTGTCGCGGCTGAAATTCAGGTACTGGCCGGGCACGCAGGCGATCATTTCCGGGAATTCCCAGGTGCGCAGGATCTTGTCACCGATGATCGGATGGATCTGCTCGATCACATGGTTGAGGCTGATCGAGTCGGCCAGCAGCTCGCTGTGCTCTTCGGCGTAGGTGAGGATCGGCAGCACGCCAATCTGATGCACCAGCCCGGCCAGGGTCGCCTGATCCGGCATCAAGCGGGTGTAGTGGCGGCTCAGTACGTGGCAGATACCGGCGATCTCGGTGCTCTTGTTCCACACTTCGCGCATCTTGCGGTCGACCACGTCGGTGGTGGCCTGGAACATCTGCTCCATCGCCAGGCCGGTGGCCAGGTTGCAGGTGTAGTTGATGCCGAGACGGCCGATCGCCATCTGCAGGTCGGTGATTTCGCGGTTGGTGCGCAGCAACGGGCTGTTCACCACCTTGATGATGCGTGCAGTCAGGGCCGCGTCGTTACCGATGACCTTGCTCAGCTCCGGGATGCCTACGTTGGGATCTTCCGCTGCCTCGCGAACTTTCAGGGCGACCTCGGGCAGGGTCGGGAGAACCAGCTCATCGTTGTCGATGGCCCTGGTGAGATCCAGTTGGACTTTCTCGGCGAGTTTGCTCATGAAATTCTCGTTATCGGCAGAGTGGTGGCGGACTGAGCGCAGTGTACGTCAGCGCTGGATCTCGCGGTTGCTGTCCAGCGTGTACGGCAGGTCCAGCAGGTCGAGCGGCAGGCCTTCCGGTGTGCCGAGATGGATATTGCCATCGTTGGCCGCATCCTCCTGCAGCACGGCCAGCAATTCCACGCCCGTTGCGCTGGGCGCAGCCAGCACCACTTCGCCAACCGAGCTGCGGTGTACGGGGGAGAACAGTTCGGCGCCTGGTTGCGGCGCCTGGTCGGTGTTCAGGGTCAGGCGATAGAGGCGCCGCTTGAGCTTGCCGAGGTACTGCATGCGGGCAACGATTTCCTGTCCGGTGTAGCAGCCCTTCTTGAAGCTGACGCCGCCGACTGCCTGCAGGTTGATCATCTGCGGGATGAACAGCTCGCGGGTCGCGCCGGTCACCTGGCCGATACCCGCACGGATCTGCGCCAGCAGCCAGTCGTTGAGCGTCCCCTGAGGCAGTCGCTCACTCAGTTGCAGGCGAATGCCTTCAGCCTGCTCGGCCGGCGTCCAGAGTTCTGCACGGCCATCGCTCAGGCGGATGGCCAGCAGGCTCTCGGTACTGGCGACGCTGTCGGTTTCCGCAGCGAGCTCCAGGCCCAGTGCCTGCAGCGCGCCTTCGCCACCGCTCAGGCCGAAGCGAACCCAGGCCTCGCTTTCATCGCCGAGCTTGGCCTTGGAAAACACCACGTATTTCTGCAGGTCGGCGAGTTGCGCCTCCAGCAGGTCACGATCCATGGCCAGCAGGAAGCCTTCGGCCACGCTGACGATACGGAAGCTGGAGAGCATGCGCCCTTTTGGCGTGCAGCGAGCGCCCAGGCTCGAGCCGCTGGCACCCAGATAGTTGATGTTGCAGGTGATCTGGCCCTGCAGGAATTTCCCGGCATCGGGGCCGCGCACGGCAAGGATGCCTTCATGGGTGAGTGGGCAGAAGAAAGCGCTATCGGCCATGGTCGAGAGAATCGCAGGCAGAGAATGAGGTTGCCATGATAAGAGCAGCGGCGAGCCTCAAGCTACAGGCTTCGGTGGGAAAAAACGCTGGCCGACGGCAGGTCATGAGTCTGGCACTGCGCTCGACCTGCACCCGTGACGGCCGCGCACGCTTGCAGCTCTTGTTATACTGCCGGCCCTTTTCCAGGAGCAGCCCCATGGTCGACGCCACTGAACTCAATCGCCTCTTCTGGCACAGCCGACGCGGGATGCTCGAACTGGACGTGTTGCTGGTGCCCTTCGTGCGCGAGGTGTACGCGACGCTCAACGACGAGGATCGCGCTCGCTACCGCAAGCTGCTCGAGTGCGAGGATCAAGACATGTTCGGCTGGTTCATGCAGCGCGGCGAGCCCGAAGACGCGGATCTGCGCTACATCGTTCGCATGATCCTGGACCGTGTCCAGCCCAAGTAAGCGCTTCGAGTGTCACTGGCAGCCGTCGCGGCGGTTGCTGGAAGTCTACCTATGCGCCCAGGCGCTGGCGCTGCTGACCCTTCTACTGATCGATATCCCGCTCTGGGCGCGAATTTCGGCGCTGCTACTGCTCGCCGCCCACGCCGCCTGGGTTCTGCCGCGGCACGTATTGCTGAGCAGCCCCGCTGTCTTTTGCGGGCTGCGTCATGATGATCTGGGCTGGCAGGCTCGCCGCGAGGCGGGTGACTGGCTGCCTGTCACCTTGCTACCCGACAGTGTCGCGCTGCCGTGGCTGGTGATCGTGCGGTTCCGCCTGCCTGGCGAGTACCGGGTCCGCAGCCTTTGCCTGCTTGCCGACAGCATGCCCCACGACGCCCACCGGCGTTTGCGGGTGCACCTGAAGTTCAGCCGTCAGCGTTGGCGGGTCGCAGAATAGTGTCCCGCGCCTGCGCCAGCAGGTCCGGATAGTCCAGCGTGTAGTGCAGGCCTCTAGATTCCTTGCGCTCCATGGCCGAGAGAATCATCAACTCGGCCACCTGTGCCAGGTTGCGCAGTTCGATCAGATCCCGACTGACCTTGTAGTTGCTGTAGAACTCGTCGATTTCGTCGAGCAGCAGGCGCACGCGATGCTGGGCGCGCTGCAGGCGCTTGGTGGTCCGCACGATGCCGACGTAGTCCCACATGAAACGCCGCAGCTCGTCCCAGTTGTGGGCGATGATCACGTCTTCATCCGAGTCGGTGACCTGGCTGGCGTCCCAGGAGGGCAGCTCCGCAGGCATCTGCACCTGATCCAGATTGGCGACGATGTCGGCGGCCGCCGAGCGCGCATAGACGAAGCATTCGAGCAGGGAGTTGCTGGCCATGCGATTGGCCCCGTGCAGGCCGGTGAAGCTGGTTTCACCAATGGCATACAGTCCAGGCACATCGCTACGTCCAGCCTGATCGACGAGCACGCCGCCGCAGGTGTAGTGCGCCGCAGGTACCACGGGAATCGCCTGCCGGGTGATGTCGATACCGAACTCCAGGCAGCGCTGATGAACGGTCGGGAAGTGGCTTTTGACGAAGTCCGCGGGCTTGTGGCTGATGTCCAGGTAAACGCAGTCGACGCCCAGGCGCTTCATTTCATGGTCGATGGCGCGGGCGACGATATCTCGCGGTGCCAGCTCTTCGCGTGGGTCGAAGCGCGGCATGAAGCGCTCGCCATTGGGCAGGCGCAGCAGGGCGCCTTCGCCGCGCAGTGCCTCGGTGATCAGAAAGCTTTTGGCCTGGGGGTGATAGAGGCAGGTTGGGTGGAACTGGTTGAATTCTAGATTGCCGACCCGGCAGCCGGCGCGCCAAGCCATGGCGATGCCGTCACCGCAGGCGCCGTCCGGGTTGCTGGTGTAGAGGTAGACCTTGGCTGCGCCGCCCGTGGCAAGAATGACGAAACGCGCGTGATGGGTGTCCACTTCGCCGCTGCGTCTGTCCAGCACGTAAGCGCCCAGGCAGCGCTGGCCCTCGCGCCCGAGCTTGCGTTCGGTGATCAGGTCCACGGCGACGCGCTGCTCGAGCAGCTCGACATTGCTGCGCTGGCGGGTACGTTCGAGCAGGGTATTGAAGATCGCAGCGCCGGTTGCATCGGCCGCATGGATGATCCGTCGATGGCTATGGCCACCTTCGCGGGTCAGGTGGAACTCGAAACCGCCGTCCTCGCGATCGTGTTCATCGTCGCGGGTGAAGGGCACGCCCTGATCGATCAGCCACTGGATGGCCTCGCGGCTGTGCTCGACGGTGAAGCGCACGGCGTCTTCACGGCACAGGCCGCCGCCGGCATTCAAGGTGTCGTCTACATGCGAGTCGACCGTGTCGCTGCCGTCCAGCACCGCTGCCACGCCACCTTGCGCCCAGTACGTCGAGCCATTGGCCAGCTCACCCTTGCTCAGTACGGCGATGCTCAGGTGTTCGGGGAGCGTCAGGGCCAGGGTCAGGCCTGCGGCGCCGCTGCCGATGACCAGGACGTCGTGCTGGAAATGTTGGCTCATTATTCGAGTAATCCGCTGGGTGCCGCCCACTAGTATATAGAGGGGGGCAGCGGCACAATAGCCAGTCCGGTGGGTTGTCTCGAGCAGAAGGTGTATCGTTGCGAGCTGGCGATGTGCCTGCCAAGGTTGTCTGTCGTAAAGTGGTGCTGGAGCTTCATATGCTCCTCTATGGCCAGGATGAACTTTTTTAGTAGTCAAGGTTCTATAGCGGAGTCGCCCCGGAGAGGGATTATGTCTGGTGGCTCGAGCGAATGAAGGTCGCGTCAGCGGGGTTCGTTTCGACAGTCAGGCGATCTAAGACTATTCGCGCAGCAGGGACATAGCTCTGGTGCGCTGTTTCGTGCAAAACCAGAAAATGTTTTGCGGGAAGCTTGTTCGGAGGGGGAGAACTTTTGCACATGGCTCGAGTCTATTTTTGCAGATCGATCCTCTGGCAGACGCAGATCTCCTACGAGCTCAACGAGGAGTATTCATGCTAACCCAGGAAGAGGATCAGCAGCTGGTCGAGCGCGTTCAGCGCGGTGACAAGCGAGCGTTTGATCTGTTGGTGCTGAAGTACCAGCACAAGATTCTCGGGTTGATCGTGCGGTTCGTGCACGACACCCATGAAGCTCAGGATGTGGCGCAGGAAGCTTTTGTAAAAGCTTATCGGGCGCTGGGAAACTTTCGCGGTGACAGTGCGTTCTATACATGGCTGTACCGCATCGCCATCAACACGGCGAAGAATCATCTGGTGTCTCGCGGTCGGCGACCACCGGATAACGATGTAAGCGCAGAGGATGCAGAGTTCTACGACGGCGATCATGCCCTCAAGGACATCGAGTCTCCCGAGCGTGCGTTGTTGAGGGATGAAATCGAGGCAACCGTGCATCGGAGCATCCAGCAACTGCCAGAAGATTTACGAACGGCGCTAACGTTACGTGAATTTGATGGTCTGAGTTACGAAGACATTGCGAGCGTCATGCAATGTCCTGTTGGCACCGTGCGTTCGCGAATCTTTCGGGCGCGTGAAGCCATCGACAAGTCCCTGCAACCGCTGTTGCAGGAAGCCTGAGACAGCGGCGACAGCCAAGAGAGGAACCGCTATGAGTCGTGAAGCCCTGCAGGAATCGCTGTCCGCGGTGATGGATAACGAAGCGGATGAACTTGAACTTCGGCGTGTGCTCGGTGCGAGCGACGATGCCGAGTTGCGTGCTACCTGGTCGCGTTACCAGGTCGCCCGTGCCGTGATGCACAAAGATCTTCTTGTGCCACGTCTGGACATCGCCGCAGCCGTTTCCGCTGCCCTGGAAAACGATGTCACGCCAGTGATGCAGGAAGACAAGAAGGTCGTACGTGGCCCTTGGCGCAGCCTCGGTCGTGTAGCTGTTGCAGCTACCGTAACCGTAGCAGTGCTGGCCGGTGTACGCTTCTACAATCAGGACGATGTTGCAGGAGCCCAGCTGGCTCAGCAGCAGACTCAGCCATCCATAGCTCTGCCGCAGGCTCAAGGGCCGGCGATTCTGGCGGGTTTCAACACTTCGGATGAACAGCCGAGCGTGGAAACCGTCTCTGCAGAAGGCGAAGGCTGGCATGAGCAGCGTCTGCCCGAGTACCTGCGTCAGCATGCTCAGCAGTCCGCTCCTGGCGCTACCGAGAACGCACTGCCGTTCGCCCGGTCCGCGAGTGTAGAAGAGCGTTAAGAAGGACGCGCATGCGCTTCATTCCCGCTACTTCCCTGGTGCTCGGCAGCCTATTGGCAATCCCCGCCATAGCTGCCGACGCTCAGGACTGGTTGCAAAGGCTTAACAAGGCCGAAAGCAGCCAAAGCTTTCAGGGCACCTTCGTTTACGAACGCAACGGCACTCTCTCAACCCACAGCATCTGGCGTCAGGTCGAGCCGGGTGGAGGTGTGCGCGAGCGGCTGTTGCAGCTCGATGGTGCCCCTGAGGAAGTGCTTCGGGTCAATGGCCAGGCGCAGTGCGCCAGTGGCTCTTCATCCGCAGAGCTGGTCGATGACCAGGCCTGGCCGAGCCATGACCTGAACACCGAGCAACTGGGTGAGTGGTACGAGATGCGGGTGACGGGTGAATCACGTGTCGCGGGGCGTCCTGCGGTGGTTCTCGGGTTATTGCCGCGTGATCAGTACCGATATGGCGTGGAGCTGCATCTGGATCGTGAAACGGGTCTGCCCCTGAAGTCGTTGCTGGTCAGCGATAAGGGCGTGTTGCTCGAGCGCTTCCAGTTCACCCAGCTCGATACCGCGCAAGCGCAACCCGCCAAGGTGCTGCAGCCTTCAGCTGATTGCGCACCTGTACGCCTCGTCAAAGCCGACAAGAAGCGGCCAGAACTCTGGCGCTCCGACTGGGTTCCGCCTGGTTTCAGCCTCAGCGCTGTCACTCAACGTCGAAGCCCCGCCTCCACAGATAACGTCGACTGCCTGATCTACGATGACGGGCTGGCGCGTTTTTCCGTGTTCCTCGAACCTCTGCATGACGCCACGGTCGCCGATGCGCGTAGCCAATTGGGCCCAACCGTGGCCGTTTCGCGACGCCTGACAACTGATGATGGAGATGTCATGGTTACGGTCGTGGGAGAAATTCCGCTTGGAACGGCGGAGCGCGTCGCCATGTCGATGCGCGCTGACGATGTGCATGCAACTCCGTAAGGGTCGGTGATAACGATCTCGGACGATTTTGCCGCTGTATCGTCATGTTCTGTTTTACCGATGGCCCCCGCAGGGGGCTCGTTTGTTCTGGATGGGGAAGAATCTGTAATGTCGATGCCTAGCCTGAAAACCTATGCGGCCGCGCTTTTCGCGGTGTTCATGATGGGGCAGTCCATTGCTGCGCATGCGCAGTTGCCGGACTTCACGCCACTCGTCGAAGCCGCTTCGCCCGCCGTGGTCAATATCAGCACCCGGCAGAAAGTG encodes:
- a CDS encoding tripartite tricarboxylate transporter permease, whose translation is MDTFSYLGQGFGVALSPYNLFTALCGTLIGTIVGLLPGLGPINGVALLIPIAFALGLPPETALILLAAVYLGCEYGGRISSILLNIPGEASAVMTTLDGYPLARQGKAGVALSISAWSSFVGGLMATCGVVIFAPLLASWAVAFGPAEYFVLMVFAIVCLAGMAGNKPMKTAIAACIGLFLSCVGIDSNSGVYRFTFGSLGLADGIQFVVLVLGLFSVSEILVLLERTHHGQKAIEAKGRMLFNLKEGMSVLATNLRSGAVGFGLGILPGAGATLASAVAYMSEKRLATKDNKFGEGDLRGLAAPETANSASACGSMVPMLTLGVPGSGTTAVMLGALTLYNITPGPLLFRDQPDIVWGLIASLFVANIMLIVMNVPMIKIFTKILAVPYWALVPAIAIITSIGVYAVHATAFDLFLMIGIGVAGYILRKMDFPLSAILLGFILGGLMEQNLRRALSISNGELGILFASPITWGVWTLIVAMIALPFYRSWRRRSLRKAEAANA
- a CDS encoding tripartite tricarboxylate transporter TctB family protein, which encodes MSQRIFGVVLLLACVALGIVAWGYHAPFSYEPVGPRAYPLLLLILMGLGAIYLLVKKPSGSTSHSDEPPLDKHVIRKVVGCVVILTIYAALFEPLGFVPASLIFGIAMARLYEGTWVASVISGVVLAVGLYLLFDKILDVPLPLGILSSLEI
- a CDS encoding Bug family tripartite tricarboxylate transporter substrate binding protein — encoded protein: MKTTFTRIALTAACMAFAGPLLADEPRRPECIAPAAPGGGFDLTCKLAQSALVESKLLKSPMRVTYMPGGVGAVAYNAVVAQRPADAGTITAFSSGSLLNLAQGKFGRFDENAVKWLAGVGTSYGALAVRKDSPYKTLDDLVKALKDNPGKVVIGSGGTVGSQDWMQTALIARAAGIDPRELRYVAMEGGGELATALLGGHIQVASTDISDSVPHIESGDMRILAVFSEERLPGSVVSSIPTAKEQGFDVVWPVIRGFYLGPKVSEEAYTWWKNAFDQLLASEDFAKLREDRELYPFAMTGEELDGYVKKQVAQYKELAQEFGLIQQ
- a CDS encoding OprD family porin; amino-acid sequence: MPTAPRQAISSLSLLSLALPTALLAPMAHAAFIEDSSASLTTTNIYLNRDFREGTGQNKREEWGQGFLLDLRSGFTEGTVGVGVDAMGMLGVKLDSGGGRTGTDLLPVQDDGGTPDEFSRLGLTAKVKVSETELRYGSHIPELPVVKASDSRLLPQVFEGGLLTSSELDGLTFTGGRLDKVIDRASTNSEDIVLNSKNGRYAGNITADHLDLAGFDYTFTKGVTGRYYFADLDDIYRQHFFGLQTSHALGGGTLSSDLRLTLSDDSGAAKAGKVDNRALNGMVSYAISGHKFGLGYQDMSGDTGFAYIDGSDPFLVNFVQINDFANADERSWQARYDFDFAKVGIPGLSFMTRYISGDDAKITGSDQTGGEWERNTEIKYVVQSGALKDVYVRLRNASFRSDFARDADENRIIVGYTMPIW
- a CDS encoding response regulator encodes the protein MRILLVEDHPQLAASVTQALKSVGWTVDVLHDGVAADLALSSEEYALAILDVGLPRMDGFEVLARLRARGKTVPVLMLTARGEVKDRVHGLNLGADDYLAKPFELSELEARVKALLRRSMLGGEQQLRCGDLVYDLDTRRFTLLEESLNLTSREQAVLEAMISRPGRVMSKEQLASQVFGLDEDASADSIEIYVHRLRKKLEGGSVRIVTFRGLGYLLEATSG
- a CDS encoding sensor histidine kinase, which translates into the protein MDRPGSLRGRLIRRLALLFTVILLVSSLTAYWSARHAADTAYDRTLLASARAISDGLYAVEGMLSANVPYIALDTFAYDSAGRIYYQVLGPKGELVSGYEDLPAAPPDTPRTNDYPALAKFYDGDYRGQGVRVVSFLQPVSEPGYSGVAEIRVAETQGARERMTRDLLFGTLWRMGLLSMSALLLVWLAVSAGLRPLESLRRTVAARSSDDLRPLPDGDMPRELRPLVNALNQFNDRLRGLFERQSQFIADASHELRTPLAALKARVELGLRDQQPEVWHATLEDAALNADRLTHLANQLLSLARIESGARAIAEGGALRLDLSQLARELGMALAPLAHSRGVALALEAEQPVWIRGEPTLLNELLCNLVDNAMAYTKAGGNVILRVLESGVLEVEDDGPGIPEEDRERVFERFYRRQAHGLGAGLGLAIVGEICRAHRAAISLHQASPQGLLVRVAFHSEAD